One Nitrospirota bacterium genomic window, TCTTCCGGCATTGATACAGGCCTTTTCGGTTTCTCCTGAAAGCCCGTGATCTGCCTCTCCTTATCCGCAACAATAACACCAAAGGACGATGCCTGATTGACCAATACAGGTCTTGCCGCAACGGTAACAGAGGCATCGCAACTTAGATGAAAATCTATCATCTGACGTATATCCATTCTGTATATATGATCAGATCCGAAGACCAGAACCAGCTCCGGATTATAATCGTAGATAAGATTGACATTCTGAAAAACAGCGTCTGCTGTTCCCTGGAACCACTCGGGTCCCATCTGCATCTGGGGAGGAACCACCGTGACAAAATGATCTTTGATCACAGAGGATAAAACCCAGTTCTGTCTCACATGTTCGATAAGAGACTGGGACTTATACTGGACCAACAGATAAATAGAGTGTATCTGAGAATTAAGCAGGTTGCTGAGAGCGAAGTCTACAATCCTGTATCTGCCGCCAAAAGGCACAGAAGGCTTGGAACGAAAAGCTGTTAACGGGGAAAGTCTCTTACCCTCTCCGCCGGCAAGGACTATAGCGAGTGTTTTGGGATGAGCCATTTAAGCCTCCTTTCAATAATCAACAATCAGTCATATCCGGCATATTATATCAGATTTTCATCACACGTTCTTTCACTCTCCAGCAGGGCTACAGGAAAATTTAAAAATACCTCTGAGAGACAGAGGACATTAACTTCATTGTATTTAGAAACTGTTACCACCTCACCGGTGAATATGTTCCTGTACCGCTCTCCAGTCCCGGCATCCCGGATCCTTACGGAAGAGTCACCCCAGATATTTCTTCCAAGAGGAAGATCCTCAGGTTGAGGGATAAGTCTTGTAAAAAACCTCGGGACAATGATGATTGATTTGTCATTTCCCAGTATGCGTGAAAAGGCAGCAATATGGTTCGCCTTATCACCCGCAGCCTCAAGGGGCTCATAGTCGCCCCTCTCAAAAAGGTCCCTCTTTTCTCTGCGGAAGTTTAATGCCTTATATGAAAGATAGAGTTTTATTTTTCCATCCCCTCTATTCAGGGTCAGATCCCTGGCTAGCTCTGACGGCGAAATCTCCGATTCCTTTTTTTTCAGTTCTTCAAGCATCCCCATCCTTATTTCATAATCAACAGGTCTCCTGTTATCGGGATCAACAAGACTGAAGTCCCAGATCTCTGTCCCCTGATAAAAGTCCGGGACACCCGGCGAAGCGATCTTCAAAAGCATCTGGGAGAGGGAGTTATAGAGACCGTAATGAGAGACCCTCTTCTGGAAAGATTCAAAGTCCTTCAGGAACCGGTTATCGGCTGTCCTGCTGAATACTGCATCAATAAAGAATATCAGGGCCTCCTCATAAGCCCTGTTGGGGCTGATCCAGCTCGTGTTGACCTTGGCCTCCCTCACGGCCTTCAACATATAATCCCGAAACCGCTTCTTGAAATCCTCATGGGCAGATTCTCTATCCGGGTCGAGCGGATAAGCCCCGATGAGGGTCTGATAGAGGAGGTACTCGTCATTTGGATCTGGCACGGGCTGCCCTTCCAGTGTAATCTTCTTTTTCCTGTTCCAGCGTCTCCAACGGACAAGACAGTCCTTCCATTCCTTCGGGATTTCGGAGAGGACATTGATCCGCGCCCTCACATCCTCACCCCGCTTGGTGTCATGGGTGGATGTCGCGATAAGGGCGTGGGGCCAGAACTTGAGTCTCTCCATGTTCTGACCATGGAAGGTCTCCACCGGAGTTCCGAACCTGTCCGGGCTTCCTCCCACTTCGTTCAGGGAGACAAAACGGTTATAGACATAAAAGGCCGTGTCCTCAACTCCCTTGGCCATAATGGGCCCGGTTAGCTGCTGGAACCGCATTACAAAATCTATCCATTCCTGTCTATCCACTTCTATAAAATCTGCCGGATAATCGAGTAATAGAACGGCCTTCAGGAAATTAAAGACAGATTCACTAATGGCCGGATTCTTCCGCTTTGCCCTGGAAACGGCCTGATCAATGTATCGGCGGTCCCTCTCATTGACCCCTGACGGGGTGATATAGGTCCTGTATACGGGAAAGAAGGCAGTGACCTCGATGATGGCGATCGTGAGACTGTTCAGGGTGAAATCCTTCGTATGCCTGTTCTTCTCGGAAATCCTGTCCAGGTAGTGGCCCAGCATGTTGACTTCACTGGACATGGCCACCTTCATGATCAATTTCTTCTTCTCATAGATAATCTCCTGGAGATTCAATCT contains:
- a CDS encoding malto-oligosyltrehalose synthase, which gives rise to MPVSTYRLQFNSRFRFSDARAIISYLHNLGIGDIYASPYFKAKEGSLHGYDIVDHNTLNPEIGTEGEYGKMIQVLRRYGMGQLLDIVPNHMCVASRENVWWMDVLENGPSSIYADFFDIDWEPVKKELKDKILIPILGDQYGIVLENQELQITFDRGTFFITYYDHRFPIIPKTYTDILQHRIDDLERLLSPEDPHLQELLSIITALNYLPPYTETNREKIEERYREKEIIKKRLWNLYNASPEIRSFIDDNVKFFNGTKGNPRSFDLLDNLLSRQTYRLSFWRVATEEINYRRFFDINELGAIRVESPGIFEETHRLLFSLIREGKVTGLRVDHPDGLYNPVEYFHLLQLNCFLHLHAGPDVSPDNEKEIIKRYEEILSRDGQYKPFYIVGEKILIRGERMPDDWPIFSTTGYVFLNTLNGIFVDITNAKAFDEIYERFTNMRLNLQEIIYEKKKLIMKVAMSSEVNMLGHYLDRISEKNRHTKDFTLNSLTIAIIEVTAFFPVYRTYITPSGVNERDRRYIDQAVSRAKRKNPAISESVFNFLKAVLLLDYPADFIEVDRQEWIDFVMRFQQLTGPIMAKGVEDTAFYVYNRFVSLNEVGGSPDRFGTPVETFHGQNMERLKFWPHALIATSTHDTKRGEDVRARINVLSEIPKEWKDCLVRWRRWNRKKKITLEGQPVPDPNDEYLLYQTLIGAYPLDPDRESAHEDFKKRFRDYMLKAVREAKVNTSWISPNRAYEEALIFFIDAVFSRTADNRFLKDFESFQKRVSHYGLYNSLSQMLLKIASPGVPDFYQGTEIWDFSLVDPDNRRPVDYEIRMGMLEELKKKESEISPSELARDLTLNRGDGKIKLYLSYKALNFRREKRDLFERGDYEPLEAAGDKANHIAAFSRILGNDKSIIIVPRFFTRLIPQPEDLPLGRNIWGDSSVRIRDAGTGERYRNIFTGEVVTVSKYNEVNVLCLSEVFLNFPVALLESERTCDENLI